In Minwuia thermotolerans, one genomic interval encodes:
- a CDS encoding asparaginase, which translates to MTSSGPIEIVATRGGAVESRHRVHAVVAGPDGDLVSVHGEAGLVAFPRSSLKALQALPFVETGAADRFACSPAELALACASHEGEDMHADAVSAWLARMGLDPSALACGPQWPRREADMARMIREGRQPGRVHNNCSGKHAGMLATALHMGEPIEGYAGREHPVQRRVFDAVSAMTGMDLSGAPVGIDGCSAPNPALPLGVMAVAAARFAEADPARLGDVRAAACRRLQAAMADAPEMVGGTDRVDTDLIRAFAGRVFSKTGAEGVYFIYMTEKRLGAVLKAEDGAPRASAAAVWNILAELGLLDGEAEAALRRHCRPEIRNWDGLVTGRVAEASEV; encoded by the coding sequence ATGACAAGCAGCGGCCCCATCGAGATCGTCGCGACCCGCGGCGGCGCCGTCGAAAGCCGGCACCGCGTGCATGCGGTGGTGGCGGGGCCGGACGGCGACCTGGTCTCCGTCCACGGCGAGGCCGGTCTGGTCGCCTTCCCGCGCTCATCGCTGAAGGCGCTGCAGGCGCTGCCCTTCGTGGAGACGGGCGCCGCCGACCGTTTCGCGTGCTCGCCGGCCGAGCTGGCGCTGGCCTGCGCCTCCCACGAGGGCGAGGACATGCACGCGGACGCGGTGAGCGCCTGGCTCGCGCGGATGGGTCTCGATCCGTCGGCGCTGGCCTGCGGCCCGCAATGGCCCAGGCGGGAGGCCGATATGGCGCGAATGATCCGCGAGGGCCGTCAGCCGGGCCGTGTGCACAACAACTGCTCCGGCAAGCATGCGGGCATGCTGGCTACCGCGCTTCACATGGGGGAGCCGATCGAGGGCTATGCCGGGCGCGAGCATCCGGTGCAGCGCCGCGTCTTCGACGCCGTGAGCGCCATGACGGGCATGGACCTTTCCGGCGCCCCGGTGGGGATCGATGGCTGTTCGGCGCCCAATCCGGCGCTGCCGCTGGGCGTCATGGCGGTCGCCGCGGCGCGCTTCGCCGAAGCCGATCCGGCGCGGCTGGGCGATGTCCGCGCCGCCGCCTGCCGGCGGCTTCAGGCGGCGATGGCCGATGCGCCGGAGATGGTCGGCGGCACCGACCGCGTCGACACCGATCTGATCCGCGCTTTCGCGGGCCGGGTGTTCAGCAAGACCGGGGCCGAAGGGGTCTATTTCATCTACATGACGGAAAAGCGTCTCGGCGCCGTGCTGAAGGCGGAGGATGGCGCGCCGCGCGCGTCGGCGGCGGCGGTCTGGAACATCTTGGCCGAACTCGGTCTGCTGGATGGCGAGGCGGAAGCGGCGCTGCGCCGCCACTGCCGGCCCGAGATACGCAACTGGGACGGCCTGGTTACCGGCCGGGTCGCCGAGGCGAGCGAGGTTTGA
- a CDS encoding EthD domain-containing protein, whose product MIKITFCLRRKPGMSLEEFHDYWLNQHGPLVRKHQKALRMVRYVQVHTIQTKLSAGMQGARKATEGFDGVAELWWESIGELEKSLDDPAAREAGRILLEDEAKFIDLPNSPLWFGEEHVVVGE is encoded by the coding sequence ATGATCAAGATCACCTTCTGTCTGCGCCGCAAGCCGGGCATGAGCCTGGAGGAATTCCACGACTACTGGCTGAACCAGCACGGCCCGCTGGTGCGGAAACACCAGAAGGCGCTGCGCATGGTGCGCTACGTCCAGGTGCACACCATCCAGACGAAACTGTCCGCCGGTATGCAGGGCGCGCGCAAGGCGACCGAGGGTTTCGACGGGGTGGCCGAACTGTGGTGGGAATCGATCGGGGAACTGGAAAAGTCCCTCGACGATCCGGCTGCACGCGAGGCCGGCCGGATCCTGCTGGAGGACGAGGCGAAATTCATCGACCTGCCCAACTCGCCGCTCTGGTTCGGCGAGGAACACGTGGTGGTGGGGGAATGA
- a CDS encoding NADPH:quinone oxidoreductase family protein has translation MKAMLCKAWGGPDDLVFEETADPKAGPGEVVIDVHACGVNFPDILLIGGKYQFKPDFPFSPGMEVGGVVAEIGQGVTDVAVGDRVMAACGDGGFAEKVSAPAKKTFKLPDGVSFEQAAGFPVTYGTTYHALKDRGQLKPGEVLLVHGASGGVGLNAVELGKLMGATVIGTVGSDEKMDIVRQYGADHVFNYSKQSIRDTVKELTGGKGADVIYDPVGGDAFDESLRCINWDGRLLVIGFASGRIPEAKANLVLLKQCQIVGVFWGAWTERYPDRCREQFDTLLNWCAQGKLNPHVSMRFPLEKSPDALKALAARKATGKVIVNVR, from the coding sequence GTGAAAGCAATGCTCTGCAAGGCCTGGGGCGGGCCGGACGACCTGGTGTTCGAGGAGACGGCGGACCCGAAAGCCGGACCGGGCGAGGTGGTGATCGACGTGCACGCCTGCGGGGTGAACTTCCCCGACATCCTGCTGATCGGCGGCAAGTACCAGTTCAAGCCCGATTTTCCCTTCTCGCCCGGCATGGAAGTCGGCGGCGTGGTGGCCGAGATCGGCCAGGGCGTGACCGACGTGGCGGTGGGCGACCGGGTCATGGCGGCCTGCGGCGACGGCGGTTTCGCGGAGAAGGTCTCGGCCCCGGCCAAGAAGACCTTCAAGCTGCCCGACGGCGTGAGCTTCGAGCAGGCGGCCGGCTTTCCGGTCACCTACGGCACCACCTATCACGCGCTGAAGGACCGGGGGCAGCTCAAGCCCGGCGAGGTGCTGCTGGTGCATGGCGCCTCGGGCGGCGTCGGCCTCAACGCGGTCGAACTCGGCAAGCTGATGGGCGCGACCGTTATCGGCACGGTCGGCTCCGACGAGAAGATGGACATCGTCCGCCAGTACGGCGCGGATCATGTCTTCAACTATTCGAAACAGTCGATCCGCGACACGGTCAAGGAACTGACCGGCGGCAAGGGCGCGGACGTCATCTACGACCCCGTCGGCGGCGATGCCTTCGACGAATCGCTCCGCTGCATCAACTGGGACGGGCGGCTGCTGGTCATCGGTTTCGCCTCGGGCCGCATTCCGGAAGCCAAGGCCAATCTGGTGCTGCTGAAGCAGTGCCAGATCGTCGGCGTCTTCTGGGGCGCTTGGACCGAGCGCTATCCCGACCGCTGCCGCGAGCAGTTCGACACGCTGCTCAACTGGTGCGCCCAGGGCAAGCTCAACCCCCATGTCTCCATGCGCTTCCCGCTGGAGAAATCGCCGGACGCGCTGAAGGCGCTGGCCGCGCGCAAGGCCACCGGCAAGGTGATCGTCAACGTGCGGTAG
- a CDS encoding RNA methyltransferase, whose translation MEQDFVRGYFGIGVWRFSKPMNAGNLFRTAHAFGASFVFTIQADYDVRRARSDTSVAPRNIPWYDYESPEAFQTPKGCRLIGIELTDEAIDLPRFHHPVSAAYILGPERGSLTEPLLSRCDHVVRIPTKFCVNVATAGAIVMYDRVLVHGQFGQRALTNASAPPEREAHVHGGPVQRPRRAES comes from the coding sequence ATGGAGCAAGATTTCGTGCGTGGCTATTTCGGTATCGGCGTCTGGCGGTTTTCCAAGCCGATGAACGCGGGCAACCTGTTCCGCACGGCGCACGCCTTCGGCGCCAGCTTCGTGTTCACCATCCAGGCGGATTACGACGTCCGCCGCGCCCGTTCCGACACCTCCGTCGCGCCCCGTAACATCCCCTGGTACGACTACGAAAGCCCGGAGGCCTTCCAGACGCCGAAGGGCTGCCGGCTGATCGGCATCGAACTGACCGACGAGGCCATCGACCTGCCGCGTTTCCATCATCCGGTCTCGGCGGCCTATATCCTGGGGCCGGAGCGCGGCTCCCTGACCGAACCGCTGCTGTCGCGCTGCGACCATGTGGTGCGCATCCCGACCAAGTTCTGCGTCAACGTCGCCACCGCGGGCGCCATTGTGATGTACGACCGCGTCCTGGTCCACGGGCAGTTCGGTCAGCGCGCCCTGACCAACGCCAGCGCCCCGCCCGAGCGCGAAGCCCATGTCCATGGCGGACCGGTGCAGCGGCCAAGGCGGGCGGAAAGCTGA
- a CDS encoding DUF3237 domain-containing protein, whose protein sequence is MSEIKTEPLFTVRFDVPQIRDLGRGPFGGRRIATVTGGRFEGPAMKGEALPSPGGDWLLFTDDGSTHLDVRVTLKTDDDCLIYMTYGGRRHGPKEVMERLAAGEEVDPSLYYFRIAPRFETAAEKYDFLNRNIYIGTGHRTPGGPVYQIHKIL, encoded by the coding sequence ATGTCCGAGATCAAGACGGAACCGCTGTTCACCGTACGCTTCGACGTACCGCAGATCCGCGATCTGGGCCGCGGGCCCTTCGGCGGACGGCGCATTGCGACGGTGACCGGCGGGCGATTCGAGGGACCGGCGATGAAGGGCGAGGCGCTGCCCAGTCCCGGCGGCGACTGGCTGCTCTTCACCGACGACGGCTCGACGCATCTCGATGTGCGGGTGACGCTGAAGACCGACGACGACTGCCTGATCTACATGACCTATGGCGGCCGCCGGCACGGTCCTAAGGAGGTGATGGAGCGTCTGGCGGCGGGCGAGGAGGTCGACCCCTCGCTCTACTATTTCCGCATCGCGCCGCGCTTCGAGACGGCGGCGGAGAAGTACGATTTCCTGAACCGCAATATCTACATCGGCACCGGGCACCGCACGCCGGGCGGGCCCGTGTACCAGATTCACAAGATACTCTGA
- a CDS encoding class I SAM-dependent DNA methyltransferase, whose amino-acid sequence MSSDKVIRGDGAVSMKGPENAEHYDALADDYDRQLREWGYEAPERAAGFLAAELEDFAGARILDCGCGTGMTGQALRAAGAKGALTGVDVSTHSLELAASKDVYDATQEVDLNKALPFGANSFDGVLCVGVLSYVEAEPLFREWTRVVRPGGVVVFTCREDFFEPRGYPGLMEGLEREGQWAKIEVTRPLPYLALHEDFADRIGVIYGVFRIG is encoded by the coding sequence ATGTCCAGCGACAAGGTCATCCGCGGCGACGGGGCCGTTTCCATGAAGGGGCCGGAGAACGCCGAGCACTATGATGCCCTGGCGGACGACTACGACCGCCAGCTCCGCGAATGGGGCTACGAGGCGCCCGAACGCGCGGCCGGCTTTCTGGCTGCGGAGCTCGAGGACTTCGCCGGCGCGCGCATTCTCGACTGCGGCTGCGGCACGGGCATGACCGGTCAGGCGCTGCGCGCGGCGGGCGCGAAGGGGGCGCTGACCGGCGTCGACGTCTCCACCCACAGCCTGGAACTGGCGGCGTCGAAGGACGTCTATGACGCCACGCAGGAAGTCGATCTGAACAAGGCGCTGCCGTTCGGGGCCAACAGCTTCGACGGCGTGCTCTGCGTCGGCGTGTTGTCCTATGTCGAGGCCGAGCCGCTGTTCCGCGAATGGACCCGCGTGGTCCGGCCGGGCGGGGTCGTGGTCTTCACCTGCCGGGAGGACTTCTTCGAGCCGCGCGGCTATCCGGGGCTGATGGAAGGACTGGAGCGGGAAGGGCAGTGGGCGAAGATCGAGGTCACCAGGCCGCTTCCCTATCTCGCGCTGCACGAGGATTTCGCCGACAGGATCGGCGTGATCTACGGCGTCTTCCGCATCGGCTGA
- a CDS encoding DUF3237 domain-containing protein → MGELQFEHLFDLSIDVAGLTLIGQTFNGHRLIADVGGGTVEGPRLKGTVLTGASGDWIVVRKGGVSVLDVRITIESDDGALILMKYHGFRHGPREVLKRLDAGEKVDPSEYYMRIAPSFETGDERYYWMNNIVAVGMGEARAKGPRYSVHQVL, encoded by the coding sequence ATGGGCGAACTGCAGTTCGAGCACCTGTTCGATCTCTCCATCGACGTCGCCGGGCTGACCCTGATCGGTCAGACCTTCAACGGCCACCGGCTGATCGCCGACGTCGGCGGCGGCACGGTGGAAGGGCCCCGGCTGAAGGGCACGGTGCTGACCGGGGCGTCGGGCGACTGGATCGTCGTCCGCAAGGGCGGGGTGTCCGTTCTCGACGTCCGGATCACGATCGAGAGCGATGACGGCGCGCTGATCCTGATGAAGTATCACGGCTTCCGCCACGGACCCCGCGAGGTGCTGAAGCGCCTCGATGCGGGCGAGAAGGTGGACCCGTCGGAATACTACATGCGCATCGCACCGAGCTTCGAGACCGGCGACGAGCGATATTACTGGATGAACAACATCGTCGCCGTCGGCATGGGCGAGGCGCGCGCCAAGGGGCCGCGTTACAGCGTCCACCAGGTACTCTGA